The DNA sequence AAGCGTTCGACCGTTTCGGCGTAGTGGAGCGGGTCGGGCTCCTTAGCCGGGCGCCGCCGGATGCGCTTGTATTGGCCACCAAGGCTTTTAAAAAAGCGCGGAAGGCATCGCGTCCCACGGCCGGTTCCCCCGCCACCCGCTGGCTTTCCCACTCGGCCTTGGCCAAGGCAATGCGCTGGCGATTGGTGGCCACGGCGGCCCGCACGCTGGCTTGGTCAGCGGCGACCGTGAGCAGGGATTTACGGCCGCGTCCGGGCTTAGTTTCCAGCCCGTTAATCCCTTCTTTGCGGTAGCGTTTGAGCCAGCTGTTGACGCTGACATGACAGAGGCCGACCACTTGACCAACGTCGTGCGAAGTGCGGCCCGTGGCTTTGAGCAGCACCAGTTGGCAGCGCTGCCGCAGGGTATGATTCGGATGCTGTTTGTACAACGATTCCAGGGCTGCCCGTGCGGCCTCATCCAACAGGGGAGTGTTAACGCGACTCATAACCCAAAGATACGCCGATAATGCAAACTATTTCATCCGACCTACTTTTACGGCCGATTGGGGCCACCACCCAGGCCCCGGGTCCTGCCCTGGCCGCGCTGCGGCCCGCCCCTCCGCCCCGCGCGGCGCCCCCAGCCCCAGGCCGAACTTCCCGGTTAAAGTTGTATTTTACCTGAGATTATGGCCACTGACCTGCTTATGTCTGCGCCGCCTGCCAAGGGCCCCGCCGGGGGGGGGCCGACGGGGCCCTCGCTGCCCGTGTTCCTTGACCTGGAGCAGCGGCGGGTGCTGCTAGTGGGCGGCGGCGACGAAGCCCTGGCGCAGCTCACGGCCGTGCTACAAGAGCACCCGCACGCGGCCGTCACGGTGGTGGCCCCGCACCTGCTGCCGGCCCTCTACGCGCTGGCGGCGCAGCACGAGCAGGTCATCCTGCGCCGCCGCGCCTTCGAGCCCGACGACCTAGTGGGCCACGACCTGGTGCTGGTGGCCGCCACCGACGCCGCGCTGCACGGCCGCGTGCGGGCCGCCTCGTCGGCCCGGCGGCTGCACGCCGTGGCCGCCTTCGGC is a window from the Hymenobacter nivis genome containing:
- a CDS encoding helix-turn-helix domain-containing protein — protein: MSRVNTPLLDEAARAALESLYKQHPNHTLRQRCQLVLLKATGRTSHDVGQVVGLCHVSVNSWLKRYRKEGINGLETKPGRGRKSLLTVAADQASVRAAVATNRQRIALAKAEWESQRVAGEPAVGRDAFRAFLKALVANTSASGGARLRSPTRSTTPKRSNA